A region of Myxococcus stipitatus DSM 14675 DNA encodes the following proteins:
- a CDS encoding DUF2934 domain-containing protein: MARSSGSHSHPRAAPQSSEQAPEPHGSRNVITHEQISRRAYEIFMARGGLHGSHEQDWAQAERELKLGRQ; the protein is encoded by the coding sequence ATGGCACGAAGCAGCGGCTCCCACTCTCATCCGAGGGCAGCGCCACAGTCCTCGGAACAGGCGCCCGAGCCGCACGGCTCGCGGAATGTCATCACCCACGAGCAGATCTCGCGCCGGGCCTACGAAATCTTCATGGCCCGCGGCGGCCTTCACGGCAGCCACGAGCAGGACTGGGCCCAGGCCGAGCGCGAGCTCAAGCTCGGCCGCCAGTAA
- a CDS encoding outer membrane beta-barrel protein produces the protein MPRPSWRAGVLVAALGWTAPSLARSSEDTRQQPAPEFDSRGITVRSGLSVYTGHLGDTLDLGTFLGVDAEAQVLPLLGLQLGYEGSVNDVKDVHQARLWRHSLAAMATVGPTLGGQWKPFLGAGIGASYLDGTPPANQRQLDTTFVAEVPLSAGLDYRYNGVTAGARATYRLLIGGDLAPGDAGDGDLVTVGLSLGARF, from the coding sequence ATGCCGCGTCCAAGCTGGAGAGCAGGCGTCCTGGTGGCAGCCCTGGGATGGACCGCACCCTCCCTCGCCCGGAGCAGCGAGGACACCCGCCAGCAGCCCGCCCCCGAGTTCGACTCCCGAGGCATCACCGTCCGAAGTGGCCTGTCCGTCTACACCGGCCACCTGGGTGACACGCTGGACCTGGGCACGTTCCTGGGCGTCGACGCGGAGGCCCAGGTGCTCCCGCTCCTGGGACTGCAACTGGGTTACGAGGGCTCCGTCAACGACGTCAAGGACGTCCACCAGGCCCGGCTCTGGCGCCACAGCCTGGCCGCCATGGCCACCGTGGGGCCGACGCTCGGCGGACAGTGGAAGCCCTTCCTGGGTGCGGGCATCGGCGCCAGCTACCTGGATGGGACGCCCCCCGCCAACCAGCGCCAGCTCGACACGACCTTCGTCGCGGAGGTGCCGCTCAGCGCGGGGCTCGACTACCGCTACAACGGGGTGACGGCCGGGGCTCGCGCCACCTACCGCCTCCTCATCGGCGGAGACCTGGCGCCGGGTGACGCGGGCGATGGCGACCTGGTCACCGTCGGACTCAGCCTGGGCGCGCGGTTCTGA